In the genome of Candoia aspera isolate rCanAsp1 chromosome 4, rCanAsp1.hap2, whole genome shotgun sequence, the window TCCACAAATAGGAATTAAATCCTTAAATTTGATTAATGCTGGGTCATTTTTTTAGCTCATTAGTTGAGATACAGTAAGATTTAGACATACCTGGCAGGAATCAATTCCTCCTTCAAGGTATCCGGCACATAGCATTCCAGGTTTTATGGCCCCATTGTACACTTCCCTTCTGTTGCAAACTTTGGAGTCTATGAGCTTTACTGTTGCTTCCTGAAGGACATTAGGAGTTTCACCTAAACAGAAAAATCCAGTTATTTTCCCAGAGTATTTGCTCTAACATAGGCAAGGTATTAAATAACCCATTAGCACATGGAGTTTATAAGAAAAATACAGCTACTGAAACCTGAATATAGATTATGAGAGGACAGCAGGAATAAATCTGAACTTCCCTCTTAGAAGATACTAGAAAGGAAAGGATGAGTGATAACTAGGAAAATTGGGTATTTGGAGCAAATGTACTACCTTTCAACTTCAATGACAAACTTGGGGAAATagtcttttattaaaaatatcctGAACATGGAGGATCAGAGCTGGATCATTTTTCATTCCCAAGTGCCACAGGACAACTAGAGCTCTGATTACTTGTTCCTCATTATTCATTGGCTGATTAATACTACTTAAagctctgttttttatttttatttcttttaggtCTAGTAGTAGTATAGCTACAGCTCTGAATTTAGCCCCAAATAATCTTCATTAATCTTTCAAGAATAGGCTGGGAGTGTAAGGAATTAAGTTGGCTAAGAGTGGTTTCCAGGTGAGAGAATCATTATGAAAGCATTAAGTACCGTAGGTGGCTCAGGACTGTTAAGCAAATAGCCAAATCTCTACAGACTCAAAAAGACCTAGAATTTAAAGCTGGGCACAGAGATACATACACTGGCTTTGATTCTGTGTCCTATGGAAAGTAAATCTCCAACTACAGCCCTTGTTTGTAATAATTTTGTTATGATGTGTCTGTGAACTTCTGCCAGAAACAATTTCCTGAATACCATGTTTGAAATGAAGCCTGACAGGAGGTACCTATTTCAACCATCTTATCACTTTCTCACCGATCAGTTCCACTCTGTTCCTCATCATTAATGAGTGAAGGGCTAATTAAAAACAGACTGGCCATTGAAGCTACAATTTTTTCATTTCCAAAAGCAACAGAACATTTAGACTGAAAATCTATTACAAGTGGAATTGCCACCATGATGTATCAGCTTGTTCTGCTTCTGGTTTTTTTGCTGCTCCTTTTTGGATTACTGTATTTCCAAATTCTTCATATGGAAACCATATTGATCACTAATACACAGATGGGTTTGTGAAGGTTTGAAGTTCACCTGCTTCAGTGTTTTCCATATTTAAGCAACCTCACCATATTTCCAAATATAAAAACTAGGCTGCCCCATAACCACAAAAACCTTGCTGTCCTCTAGCCATTATTGCTGAAAACTGGTGGAACAGTTTCATGCCATTCTAAGCAAGGAAACATGCGTATTATAATGAACGTGCTAAAATACGCACATCATAGGTAACCCCTCCCCAAATCCATTCCTGCCCAGGTATATAATCCAGAGTCTCAGTCTGTGCCCCACCCCATGTTAAGTGAAGCCTTGACAAATGTGTCAAGATGCTTAATTTCTGCTTTATAGCCTTACACAAGCATACAGAAAAAGGTAGGAATCAATGTCTTGTTAATACTCTTTCTGAATGCCAATCTAATTCTTGTTGACCTGTAGCAGTTTCTTCTGCATTAATCCTTCTCAGCTATTCCTGTCACTGTCTGCCTTCTGtgcatatttttcctttctctcaatTTTTACTATATTTCTTCTTATTCCCTAGCCTCCTTTCTATCTCTCTGCAACTAACTTCTTCCCTATATTAATTATTTGTGGGGTGAGGAGGAAGAGGGCGGTGACATATTTGCAAATATGTATTTCTTATCTTAGACTTAAAACTGTCTACATGGGTATCCATGGGGTGCACAGGTGACTTAAGAGTACTGCCTTGGGAAAATGCATATGGACTAAGCTCCTTGCACCATATATAGAAACAGATGAAATCAGAAGCAAAttatactacacttgatcttagccaaagaGCTCTTCCTTTCCAATGTTTACttaactttgaatgaaaaagccaaataatcctAATACTTGTAACCCTGACATCCTAAACTATCATAATATAGAAACAGATGAAATCAGAAGCAAAttatactacacttgatcttagccaaagaGCTCTTCCTTTCCAATGTTTACttaactttgaatgaaaaagccaaataatcctAATACTTGTAACCCTGACATCCTAAACTAtcataatattaataaaatatccacttttttccctcttctttgtaTCCAATACTCTAAGCTGTCTAAACAATAGAATGTTAGGAatttaagtatattatataaatatcattgtagcgaaataaaaaagaagcaaattatAGAAGTATAGTACAGAGACATAGAGACATTTCCAGTACAGCCCAGAGACCAGGCTGGCAAATGATAGATGAATAACAGCTCTGATTCAAAAAAGAATAACCTTCTCTTCCTCATTATCTAAAATTTATAATTAATGAACAGTATAAAATAGTGTAGTCTTCTAAGTTGGCATGCTTACCATCATTATTAAGTGCTCCCCATCCTGTAACCACAGCATCAATATTATATGGAATCTTTTCATTTGAATCTGGGAGACAAACTCGATGAATAGCACTTGTAAACTCTACACTTTTAGTCAACTGCAGAACAGCAATATCATGTTCATGATCTCGATACTGATATTTTTCAtgaattataattgttttgaCAAGCCGTATCATTAGAGGAGGACTTAAATAGGTTCCAAAGCTAACTGTCCATTTATGTGGATTTTTTgctctgaaaacaaacaaaaaagagagatGCCTTTGTGAATTATCCAGAGTTCCATCAAAAAGAGATTATTGACAAATATATCAATAACATATCTTTGCATAATAAATCCACAGGAATGGATGTATGTGTTATATCTGTACCTGTGAAACTGATTCATATTGGTGTTTTAATATTCATGGTTGCACAGAAGATCCTGAAAATAGATGAGCAGCATGTGGTGAAGATTCAGAGCCCAAAAGAGGCTGCCATGCACTATTGCTTATCCCCTTTCCCATGATACCAATGTCTGTCATGCTGAGCATTTAATCTCAAAGCATATATTCTTAAATCCATATCTGCTAGAATATAAGAAGGGGGGTGCTTACAGGAGACCCATTGTGCAAAACAATGATTTATTATGGTTTATTTACTCTTCTATATCCCTATATACTCCTAGTCTGAGCCTTGCTAGGGGAAAACATACTATGAAGAAAGGATACTGTTTATGGAAAGAAATTTCAGTTGGGGAAAATGTGAAGCATGAAGACACTTCCCTGGAGGTGGTTACTCCCCCAATGAGGCAAATGTAATTCCTGGAATCCTGTGTTTGCTTCACAATATGTGTTTCTAGCCAAAACCATCATCTTCAGGTCTTCTCCATTATTATATATTCGTTTGGTACATGTATACCCCGTTATGGAACTCAGATCATCTAATTTCATATGGATGAAGCTGTACAAAGTGAACATATTCATATGTATTCTGAATTAGAATATTATGATATACTGTAGTATAACATTCTAAGGCAAGAGTTGTGTTTCAGAATCACTTGAGCCTAGACTGCTGGAATTGTTCCCTAATCTTTTCCTGATTTAAAGTCAAAGACTGCACAATGAAAGACTAGCAATATTGAGAGAAAACTAGCAATTTTGAGACAAGGGCCAGCAGGGTGGGGGGAAAGGCTGCTTAACCCTTTTGCTTCTCTGTTTTTCTCCTGAGATTCACCATCACAATTTAGTTACAAAGGGAAACAAATCGGTGTCAGAATGTGCTCAGCGTAAAATTGCTATTCTTGTTGCAGCttctgaaaaagcagaaaagcaaacatTTGGAATCAGCTAGTTAAGCAACTGATCCATATATAGTTTGAGTTTAGATATTTGTTGcaataatacatttttgtttctcttAATTCAAAATAGATTCTATATGATGCCTTGTTCTGTAAGAATATTTATGTTACTGGAAGACTATCACTTGTGATAAGGGATAGATTCTCAATGCAGAGTGTCCCAAATTtaatccctggcatctccagttaaaatAGATAGGGAAGGACTGCCAATTGAGATCATGGACTAGTATCCACTGCCAGTTAGAATAAACAATAGTGGTCTTACTCCTATATGACAATTTCATAACTAGAGAAGATAGAATTATCAACTTTTGGGTTAATATAAAGATTGAatagtgggggaggggggttaaaatatattcttattttacccCTTTATTGTTTGTTATAGCACTGGATAACTGGCCAGAAGCCTGATGTCTTCTTTTGCTTTTATACACAGATGGCGTGGCAGTGTTCATAGTCATGCCAGCAGAGTTGAAAAGAGCTCTTAAGGCTTTTGTCTCCTCTTGCATAGCTGAAGGGCTGACCCATAATCACCAAAGGACAAAGGTAATGGTCTTCCTGAAGCAACCTCAATTATGCAAATAACAATTATTGGTGTCTCAATTGTTATACCTTTGGAGACACTGGGAATTAGTTCTGGACAGCAGACTACTGCTCTAAGTTCACTATTTCTAAGAAGAGGAAGGCTTTCCCTCTTATTCATTTGAATGCCCTTCTGCTGATCTTGCTTTAAGGCAGATTCGATCAAGCCTGAAATATCTCATAAATGGAATGTTTTTGCTCCTGCAGCACTTGGAGAAAGAAACACTGATTCACGCAAGACAAGAGATGTGTGGGCCAGACGACAGGCCTTCTGAGTGATGGCCTGGACTGTATGGAACATGCTGTCCACAAAGAATTGCTTGGCCTCCTCACTCCTGGCATTCAGAAAGCTCTCAATcccctccctttaaaaaaaaaacattgaaaacaaCTTTGAAGTTGACGCTCAGAAGATTGTATTGGCccacattgtttttatttattatgttgatGGACTTTTTTACTTCGGGATGGGAGATAAATtgctggattttgtttttattactccTAATATACAATGCCCAAAGTCTTGCAATTAAGGTAATCTAGAAATTGTATTaaactaatgaataaataaataatttgttattaggtaaaggtaaaggtttcccttgacattaagtccagtcgtgtccaactctagggggcggtgctcatctccgtttcaaagccaaagagccggcgtttgtccgtagacagttccgtggtcatgtggccggcatgactacacagaacgccgttacctgcccgccgaagcggtaagAATCTATTGCCCCTCTCCAGGTTCATGTGCCTGATAACACCAAAGAGTTTTACAGTATATGCAATATTTCCTTTCAGATTACTGTCTAGAAAGAACAATGATTTtagtgaagatttatttattgtctATATTTCTATACCACAGATTTCCCAAGGACTCATTGTTAGAGTCAGCTGTTTCCATCAAATGAAAGTTGTGCAGGTCTGTTTTAAAAGGTTTACTTGGTAActtaagttaaaattaatgtatctTGTGATCAAGAACTACAAAAATAAATGCTGATAATAATGCTGTTTCATAAGTATTAAGGGAGGccaaatcatttttataaatctCACTGGAGAGTTGCATTTGCTTAATTTTAGACTTCAGCCAAAACTGTTTAGCATACTCGTCAAAATATACCATAATTTATCCCATTTGGAAACTTACTCTCTAAAACAATGTGCTGCAGATAGGAGCCAAGTGTTGCTGATCAACGTTGCCCCACAACGATGGATGTTGTTTCGTTGGAGACTGGCTTGCCATGGCCATTCTCCAGATGACACTCCTCCAGTTATCCTTGATGTTCCTGAGGATCTGTTATGTCGAAGCCCACAGACTGTTAAtgccaaggagaaaaaaagatgtttcagTTTAATAGATATGGTATATATCGGTCATAAAACTGATCAGAGCAGTAACAGCAAAGACAAATCAAAGAAGAAAGTTTACTCACATTTATCTACAGTTGTCAGCTTCACAGCAAAACCTCTATACTAACAAAATTCTACAATTCAGTATCCTCAGGGACTAATCATATTCAAGCATGGTAAATTTAGTAACAAGTCCTCTCAGTCAAAATGTACCTGAAGTACTTTAAAGCATACGGAAATATAAGGTCAATCTATAAACAAATTGATGAACACAAACTTGTAAAACACTCTCAAACTCTAATCAGAGCCCATCCTAGCCAAGGAATCATGTTAAATAATTTGTTGTGTTTTCAAAGCAGCTACATGGCAATTGGCTACTCTAAGAATTAGGTGAAACCTCATATGCGAATAGAGCAGAATAATATAAAATTCCTCCAATCTGCCTGGAAAATCCAGCAGTATAGGGCTAACGTATTTTAAATGCAAGTCTTTAAAGAAAtggcagaataataaaatatgacTTATCATTTCAATTTCCCAGATTTTCATGGGCAGTTTGTCTTCTCcagaaaaaatttaaaatattacctTGTAAAAACACAGATGGGAGAACATAATATTTAGCCCCAAAGAATGCATTTTGCAGCTTTGAAAAGGTAAATGTGGTTAAATAGGTTGCTGGTTCCCAGGTGGAATTTTTAACCCTACCCTTCTTCTGTGATCCCTATTCACTTTGTTTTGGTGTTCTGTATCTTTAACTCTTTGAAGAAGAATGTAAGAAACTCTGCCAAAAGCCAGTATGGTTGCAACTTTATATCAGTGTTAGCTTTCCACCTTGATAAATGTTTATCTGCCAAAACTAATGGGACTAAACCTGAACTGAAAAAACCTGGATCTTAAAGCAATGACAGTTTTCAAGCTCTCATTTCTATCATTGGCTTCCCATCTCTAATGTGAGTGCTGCTTTGGGTAAGAATCTATGGGCAAAAAAATAGCCCTTAGAAACTTAGTCTGAACTCTCTcaatttcctctctttttataCAGATGCCCACTTGTGCCCCATAAGAGGTTTTGCCTCAAAGAGTTAGATCACACTGCCCATATCCCCAAAGGCTAGATGATAACAATAATTGTTTCAATTTATGAAAAAGGTAACCAAAGTGATCCAGCTAACTACCACCCTATTAGCTTACTGAGCATAGCCAGTAACTATACACTAAACATCTAaagcatgttgcggaccccgtccataagagaatttcatggcgtggtccaggaaacgggccttctctgtagtggcccccgccctctggaacatcttgcccccggaggtgaggcatgcccttcactcctgaccttccggaaggccctgaagacctggttgtcaagctctgcctgctaaccagtaaagacacagacgctagcgtaggcttaggttctggctttattgagaaaacagagtgcatgcctttaaaaagctgagagtgaggggagcgcgccggaacgggatttaaatagcccatgccggtcagcgctccaccccaccttattccaggtgtgtcccacgagtcccaccggtttcgtccttgtcaggtAAGAGGTCGTttagcccccctgtgccccgggcatcgcctcgatcgccttcctgaatggtaatgattcattgccgggcgatcaggctcttaatccctttgacagcccgggcgcgcctctcctgttgttttgtcaattaccttttggcaactttgtatctttgtcttccgcgctgccggctttggttgttacttagtttccagcacctgttgctttctttttgtttcatagttgccttttgccttaatccgccagggacccatttccctgtattgtcatgcgagccgttgagatgtcacaagcatcgcaacggtgatcatgacactggttctgccatctcgcctggggcaggaaagtgaataaccattcttgggggtggctcgcatcCTAGAGTCCCTCCCAAAACCTGGATTTTATACATtccttggattctatatttatttactgtattttataataactgtttttatgaaattttaatgtttatatttcgtgcttgattttattgtaaaccgcccagagtccctcttttgggggagatgggcggtggctaaatttgattaataaataaataagcaagctacAAGATTGGCTGGAATTTGAAACCATATTTGAAGTTGAGCAAGCAGTCTTTGGATCTGGGCATTCAACATCTGACCTAATTTTAGTTTTACACCATGTGATAGAAAAGTATATTCACAAACTCTAGTCTTCCTTATGTGAGGCGTTCTTGGATTTTAAATATTTACCTTGTGCTTTTGACTCCATTTTAAGAGTAACTTTATGCGATAAACTTAAGTATTCATCCATTAATGGGTGACAATTTTTGCTCATTCAGAAACCCTATGCTAACACCTCCCTAAAAGTGAGATGTATCCCACAAGGAATGCTTTCAAAATCAGTACCTACCCAGAAAGAAGTTAAGCAGGGGTGCATTTTGGTACCTAATCTATTCAATTTCTGAATTAATTCTATGGCCAAAGCCTGTGAGAAGGCAGATTTCCATCCTCCCCACTGGTATGCCTCAACATTGCTAGCTTGCTATGTGTTGATGATGCAGCAGTCATTCTGCGTATTCCAATTGGCCTTAAGAGCCATAATTGCTATAATCCAATACTGTAGGGGGAACATACTGGTCATTAacttttgtcaccacccatctcccccgaaaagagggactctgggcggtttacaataaaagggTGGTAGTTAGCTGGATCACTTTGGTTACCTTTTTCATAAATCAAATACtcctttcaaatttaaaattctgcCAACATGCTAACAAACTAAcagtgcatttgtgtgtgtgtgaccttAAGTGTAATGGTTAGTTCTCAgactgatttaaaaaatgcagttataTAAATAACTAGGTGCAAGCTCCTGTATTATTAGTGAAGATCTGCCACTTCACCAGCTTGCATCAGGAAGAAAGATTCAAGAGGGAGAGAAACCAATACTGTTACTCCTTGGTGGCAATGTTTAAGGCATTAGCATCTTGAACAGATGGCATTATTTACTAAGGAAAAGGGGAGGGACTGAGAATTGTACGTAATAAACCAAACTGGAACATTGATCTAAAACTCCAGTTCCCAGACACCAAAGCCAATCCAGAAATTCACAAGTGCTCCCTTCATAGATGGAGAAGTCAACCAGCAATCTGTCCCGTACAAACTGGAGAAACTATCTAAATGGAtctaatgtcttttttttttttcattccatcaGATAAATAAATCTTGTGAGGTCAAAATAAGCCCAGTTTACATTATCACTAGATTAATATGTCTAGTTTGGAAACTACTTTAAAAGGAGACTTCTATCTgtcataattaaaatgaaatatttactgTACGCTTACTGTCACTGAAGATTCTTTCAGCCATTTCTCCCTTcatatctgggggaaaaaataagcaaGATTAGACACCATTGCCATAGCTTTTATCTACCAAAGTTTAGAAATAAGTCTTGATTGAGTTACTTCAGTTTAGACTGAATAACAAAGAGAATTCTTTCAAGAAACCCCATGTTGCCTGTCCCACATCTTTTAAAACATAAAGGTTGGGCATGAGGAGTGGCAGGAAAAAGTAGATGGGCATGTTAattttcttgagagagagagatagaaaaaagtgtttgtttgtttatttttattttaaagcatttaaagaataaaataaatgactacataaaaaagaaaatgagaaaagccATAGTGATTGGAAAATAAAAGATCAGTAAAAAACTGATTGGCATaaaatttcaaattctttatttcattatttctagtACATAGAGGCAATTCTTGTATATATATGTTTAGGTTGCTTAAAGCAGATATTAGCAATAGAGAATTTAGCAATTCTTTGAAAATTGTTACTAACCAGTTTCCCACATTATTTTGCTTACCCACCCAAGTCTGCCTGTAATCCAGATTGCTCCATTTTTGCATTCCTAATAACTCATTAGTaatactatttattttcttttttataaagaattttattagtttaaagcaaagataaaaactacaaaaagaaataaaaaagtgcagaacacaagaaaaagaattttttagaattatataaagaagtgacttccagctttcaacaagaatatttagggggagatgggcagtgatagaaatgtgaataataaaaaaatatatatatacagcaaTTTACATAATCAAACCCTTTCCtaaatcaaaccaagatcacattatttctataaatcattccattagcagatacataaataattaaatataattgctccttccccttatactaataaaaaaagaaaatatataaatttctaaatcaacttccctcccccaaaaaacaaccTTTATTTAACAATTCCCTTCCTAACActgtttaatatatttctgtccactataataaaaatcaaattataaaatcatataaactgtctacttttataagtaataatactacaacaatctcgACCTTATTacacctaaaaccaaacaattattattataccttataaatcttaaaaatcaaacaaacctaaaaaaagaaaaaagaccagtaaatcttaatctaaGCCATTAAAAAGAACTGAATTCATAGAAACCTCATTATCAATcaaattaaacattcttaaatttttaccccacttcgaaataAACGAAAACATTTATATAACTCCATTTTAcgcataaggcatttttcatagagaaatcaaacagcccaactgccccccctaaAAACTCAAAGTTCTcaacaaaaaacctcccacagaacaatgTTGTGCTTTCCCATAACAATCCCTCAGCAAGACAACTCTGTTAGCAATttgctgtccctttaaccccttcaccaCCAGGTAATCTTCAGTAGAAACATTCTTTTCTCTGGTAAAATCTTCATCTACTTCTAAAACGTCCTcagccagatggcacattttaaagcagatgttTTCCATAATgccctgaatatcttgcaaaatagcttggcaagaatctgacaagatctgtttgCAGGTCTGCACAAGCTCACAGGGGGACTCTGAAAGAAACTCCTTGCTATCCTCCATTttacaggcagtagattatggcgccccctagatacttgactcctgcagataggagttaatgagttaatagaaaaggTCAGAGTGAAATTGGCAAGAGAATGTGCATTAACAAGCAAGTCCCAGTGAAACTGAACAGAAAACTGGAGATTCTAAACTGCAGATTCAACTGTAGGAGACtaataaatccttcaaattcagtacagaaaaaaaaaaatagcaggaaagcaaacatttattctca includes:
- the LOC134496312 gene encoding transmembrane protease serine 11C-like codes for the protein MDLGVFRGFRDQKLSFYKGNFKITGLQYNGALSRQTSDQFRDLGNWIEKLMYETFHNSVLKRKYRGSRLVRVSPDTGGVMAQVMLIFLFSRTENEIPLRMAVNRVLQQRLQMYPGSAHIDLSSSSLSDMKGEMAERIFSDICGLRHNRSSGTSRITGGVSSGEWPWQASLQRNNIHRCGATLISNTWLLSAAHCFREAKNPHKWTVSFGTYLSPPLMIRLVKTIIIHEKYQYRDHEHDIAVLQLTKSVEFTSAIHRVCLPDSNEKIPYNIDAVVTGWGALNNDGETPNVLQEATVKLIDSKVCNRREVYNGAIKPGMLCAGYLEGGIDSCQGDSGGPLTTSDSRKMWYLVGIVSWGDECGKPNKPGVYTRVTYYRDWITKYTGL